GGACCCCGTGAGAATCCGATTAACGGAGGGGAGGATTTTCATTCGGGAGTGGATATCTCCGTGGAACGCGGTACCCCTGTCAGGGCGACAGCTGACGGGGTTGTGAGCTTCTCCGGGTGGTCTGGAGGCAGCGGAAATTTAGTCGGCCTGGAGCACGGGTTCGGTTATTCCACATTCTACGCCCACAACAAGACCCTTGCGGTCCGCGTCGGACAGCGGATCAATCGCGGCGACATCATCGCCTATGCGGGTTCGACCGGAAGCAGCACGGGAAGTCATTCCCATTATGAGATATGGAAGGATGGAAGACATATAAATCCCAAGCCGTTTCTTGATGTAAGGAGCTGAATATGTTTTCACGAAACACGGAGAAACTCGAATCGTTCGTCGGAAGTAACAGCCATTTTAAAGGCGACATAAAGACGAAGGGAACGCTCAGGATAGACGGAACCCTTGAAGGGAATGTAGAGGCAGATTGGGTCGTTTTAGGCGAGAGGGCGAGACTGAAGGGCAATGTGAACGCGAGAGGGGTGATTGCGGGCGGGAGGATTGAAGGCACCATCACATCCCGGGAAGTCCTCGAGATCAGGCCGAAGGGGCTGGTCATCGGCGATATAAGTACGGCAAAGCTTACGGTAGTGGAAGGCGGCATACTCCAGGGCCGCTCGACGATGCAGCAGGAAGAGTCGAAAGTCATCGAACTGCAGCCGAAGGACAGGGCGAGGGAGATTTGACAATCAGCCTGAATATTCTGTTATAATTCAAGACGATTAAGGATGATTTTCCCCTCCATGAATTTTGACAAGGGGATACCCTCGCTGAAGAGCATTCGGGGTTAAGAACTCAAGCGGTGTTCTTTTACAATGAAGATACTGTTATCGGACATAACGGAAGACGGGCTTGATTTGGCCTTTGAGGATGCCTTCGAGTCAGGACCCTTCAAAGCGCTCTCTCCGGTCAAGGCTTCGCTCCATGTCGACAAGTTCAGTTCCGAGGTTCTCATCGCGGGCGAAGTGAAAGCCTCCCTTGAACTTCAGTGCAGCAGATGTCTCAAGCTCTTTCCCCGGGATACGGACATCGAAGTCAATGCGGTCTACCACCCCCTCGATGACCTGAAAGGCGAAGAACGACATGAAGTCAAAGACGATGAACTTGACATGGGCTTTTATTCAGGTGATGAACTCGACATCCTGGAGCTTGTTAAGGAGCAGGTGATCCTGAATATTCCGATCAAACCCCTCTGCAGCGAATCATGCAGGGGGATCTGCCCGATTTGCGGAACGGATCTGAATACCGGTACCTGTTCATGCAGACAGACGAGTGCTGACCCGAGACTTGCGGTGTTAAAAAAATTATTGGATGATAGAAAGGAGTAACGATGGCAAACCCCACGCATAGACATACGAGGACGAGGAGAGACAAGAGGAGGGCAAACTGGAAGGGCGCGATGCCGAATCTCAGCGCCTGTCCCGAATGCAAGGAGATGAAGGAGTCCCACAGGGTGTGTGCGAGCTGTGGTTCCTATAACGGTCGTAAGGTTCTTGAGACGCTCGAGAAGGAATGAGGATTGCCCTTGATGCAATGGGAGGCGATTTTGCGCCTGCCGTAACGATCGAGGGTGCCGTAGAAACGGTTGGTGAGAGCGAAGATATCGATATCACCCTCGTCGGAGACGAACCTTCGATCCTGAGGGAGCTGACCGGAAAGAGATACCCCCCAAGCAGGCTCCAGATAAAGCATGCATCTCAGACTGTAGAGATGGATGAACCCACGCTTATTGCCGTAAGGAAGAAAAAGGACTCTTCGATCAAAAGGGCGGTAGAACTGGTGAAAAACGGAGAGGCCGACGCCGTGGTGAGTGCGGGTCATTCCGGTGTCGCCATGGCGATCTCCCTCCTCATGCTCGGTGCATCGAAGGGCGTTGACAGGCCCGCCATCGCGACTATCATGCCGACGTTAAAAGGCCCTTTTGTGCTTATCGATGCCGGTGCAAACGTCGACTGCACGCCGGAGAACCTCTCTCAGTTTGCTCTCATGGGTGATGCGTACTGCAAGGCGATGTTCGATATCCCTGAGCCGAAGATTGCGCTCCTGAGCATCGGTGAGGAGGATACGAAGGGGAATGTTGTGACGAAGGAGGCGTTCAAGCTCATAAAGGATGCCGGGGTGAATTTCATCGGCAATATTGAGGGAAAAGACATTTTTTCGGGCGATGCCGATGTCGTGGTCTGTGACGGCTTTGTGGGCAATATCGTGCTCAAGACGAGTGAGGGACTCGCAGAGGTGATCATGAAGATGCTCAAGCGGGAGATATCCGATGCTGCTACGGGAAGGATGGGATATCTGCTTATGAAGCCGGCGCTGAGAAAATTCAAGAAGAAGACGGATTATGCGGAATACGGCGGCGCGCCGCTGCTCGGCATCAACGGCACCTCTATCATCAGCCACGGAAGGTCCTCGGCGAAGGCGATACGAAATGCCGTAAGGGTCGCTCATGAGTTTTCGAGGAAAAAGGTTTATGAAAAGATCATTGATGAGATTAATAATCTCCCTTCCCTGAAACCGCTCTGCGATATCGTTATAGGAGACGGTGCTTGATCAGGTCCAGGATAACAGGGACCGGATCCTATGTTCCGGAGAGAATCCTCACGAATCACGAACTCGAAAAGATGATCGATACGTCCGATACGTGGATAACGGAAAGGACGGGAATAAAGGAACGACGGGTGGCCGAAAAGGAGCAGGCGGCTTCCGATCTCGCCTACTGTGCTTCAAAGGCCGCTCTGAAAAGCGCCGGATTGAAGGCGAAGGATATCGATCTGATTCTCGTAGCGACGGTAACCGGCGACATGCTGCTGCCGGCGACCGCATGCATCCTTCAGGGCAGGCTCGGCGCGAAGAAGGCTGCCGCCTTCGACGTGAACGCAGCCTGTTCCGGTTTTATCTATGGTCTTTCAGTCGCTGACGCATTCATAAAGAGCGGAAACGCGAAGCGCGTTCTCGTCGTCGGTTCGGAGGTCCTCACGAAGTTTACGGACTGGGAGGACAGAACGACGTGTGTCCTCTTCGGCGACGGCGCCGGTGCTGCGGTACTCGAGGCTACGAAGGAGAAGAGGGGAATCATGTCCGTAAAAATATATTCTGACGGGAGCATGTGGAACCTCCTCCACACCCCTGGCGGTGGCTCACGGAATCCCGCTTCGAAGGAAACGGTGAGAAAGAACATGCATTTCATCAAAATGAAGGGGAATGAGACATTCAGGATCGCCGTCCGAACGCTCGAAGCGCTTGTCGTCGATACCTTGAAGGAGAACAAACTCAAGCCGTCCCAGCTTTCCCTCCTCATACCCCATCAGGCAAACCTGAGGATTATCCAGGCAACGGCCGAGCGATTGCATCTCCCCCTTGAACGTGTTCTCATCAACCTGGACCGGTACGGCAACACCTCTGCCGCATCGATTCCGTTGGCCCTCGATGAAGCGGTGAGGACGGGGAGGATAAGGAAGGGCGAGCATGTCCTCCTTGAAGCATTCGGCGGAGGGCTTACCTGGGCGTCTGCGCTGATTAAGTGGTGATTTCCGAGAACCGTTCGAGGCGATCATAGTGAATTGTCGATAAGAAAACCCCGCCGGAATCGGCGGGGTTTTCTTACGTCTTCTCATACGCTCTCAACGAGAGGTCAGATTTTATACTGGAGCTGCCACCTGAAGAAGGTCGCGTTGTCCTTTGAATTATAGAAATCTCCGGGCACAAAATATTCGAGCTGGAGAAATCCGTCCAGGTTCTTCGTGAATCTGTGGCTCAAGAGTGCCGTTGGCAAATATCCCCTTCCATGGCCGTTGTTGGTGAACATTGCTGACGGCAGGCCTGCAGTCTTTTGAGGCGCCCAGAGATACTGAAGCGTGCCGGTAAAGGAAGTTGCCTCCGAGAAGTTTACTTTCAACGATGCCTTTACGAGCTCCAGATTGGTCCAGTAGCCCGGTATCGGGCCGCCGTACCGGGTGGTTTCCGGTATCAGGGTGTAAATGAAGAGTTCGTTCCAATAAGGATTCCTCGAGAAGAGGGGGTCCCATGTTTCGTTTTTGGTTGTCGTCTTTGGGTCGTCGCCCGAGAGATAGATATAGCGAAGGTCCCACTCAGGCTTCAGCCCCACATTTTCGTATTTACGGCCGACAAAGACATATCCCCCGTATCCTCTCCTGTCGTTAAATTGCGACCCGCTGTCGTAGTTTCCCCACTGGTAGGCGCCTTCAATTCCCATATTCCATCCGCCGGCAGGAGACGCTACGACCCTCGCCCCGGCTGTGTTGAGCCTGAGCTGCTGATTCGGGGTGATGGGCTGCTCGGTTTTGTACACATAATAGGGCTCGACTTGGACCGTATCTATTTTGATCCTTCCGTAACCGACAAATGCCTGCTCATTGGAACCGCACAATTGCACCTTGGTGCCCTCGTGGAGCGAGGGCAGGTATATGTCGGTCTTGGGGTCCGTGATATACATGAGGTCCAAACTCGCGGACTGCGCAAATCTTACCCGTGCCTTGAAGGCGTTAAAATAAAAGGTCCTCGATCCGTCGCCGGGCGTTCCGTCCATGAAGAGGAATCCCTCTCCGTAGACATTAGGACCGAGGAAATCCTGCCGCCCAATCCGCAGGTCGACGGGGAGGCCGAATATGCTGTTTCCATCGGCGTAGAGATTATCGAAAACAAGCTCACCGGCATAAAATCCGCTCGCCCCTCCCGGTTGGGATGTACTGTTTTCTGCGGGCTTAAAGGGACCGAGGCCATACCAGAACATCTCATTCGTGAACCTGAGGTAAGCACCGAATTTCTGCTCGTAATCCACGCTGCCCCAAATAGAAGTTCTCCACCGCAAGAAGTTCCTGTCGGCGGCGGCTCCCTTGTCGCTCGTTCCGAGGGTTACAACATCATCCCAGATCTCCTGCCTCAATCTGAAGGATCCGCCGTAATCGAACTTCAGATCTTCCGCGAAGACCGACGCGACGAAGATGAGACTCACCGAGAGGATAATGCAGAAGCACACAACATTCTTTTTCACCTTCCAACCCCTCCGTCCATTGATTTTTCAGGGACAATGTCCCTATCTATTTCTTCCCCTTCATTCTCCCTTTACCTAGCAAGGGTGCTGACCCTTCAAACTCCACGAACGTACTATTTTTTTTGCTAAATAATAAGGATAAGAAGAGGGGGAATACCAATATAATTTGCTTATGTATTTATAAGAAACAGTAATAGATTTCCTGGTAGGGCATAGAGGAATTCGGCTCCTCCGCGTATAATAAAAAAAGGTTTGCATCCGAATTCCTCTGTGGAGGAGAAAGGGACTTTCGCGAGAAGATGGTGAACGTGAGAGACACGGGAGGCATCATCGATTTTCATACGCACGCCTTTCCCGACGCCCTCGCCGACAAGGCGATAAGGGCGCTTGAAGAGGAGGGTGGCATCAAGGCCTGTCTCGACGGGAAGGTTTCGTCTCTCCTTCGTTCTATGGACAGAAACGGTATCGAGAAGAGTGTCATATGTTCTATCGCGACGAAACCGTCCCAGTTCGAGTCGATCATATCCTGGTCCAGAGAGGTCAGATCGGAGCGGATCGTCCCCTTTCCCTCCCTTCATCCCGATGACCCGATGTTCGCCGAGCGGATAGCGCAGATAAGACATGAGGGGTTCAAGGGCATAAAATTCCACCCCTATTATCAGGACTTCGCCATCGATGAGGAGAGGCTCTTTCCGGTATACGAAAGGATTGAAAGAGAGAACTTGATTGTTCTCATACATACGGGTTTCGACATCGCCTTTGAGAAGATACGGAAGGCAGATCCCGTAAAGATAGTGAAGGTTCTCGAAGCCTTTCCCGCATTGAAAATGGTCACAACCCATCTCGGGGCATGGGATGACTGGGAAGAGGTCGAGAGACACCTCGTGGGGAAGCATATCTACATGGAGATATCCTTCTCCCTCGAGCAGCTGACGAGGGAAGAGGCGAGGAAAATCATCTTACGCCATCCCGCAGGGCATGTCCTTTTCGGTACGGATTCTCCATGGACCGATCAGGGGAAGGCCGTGTCGCTTCTCAGGGAGCTCAAGCTTGGAGAGGAGCGGGAAGCCCTCATCCTGAGGGAAAACGCGATGAAGCTGCTCAATTCCGTCTGACTGTTCTGTTGAAAATAACGTAGTGGTATGATAACCTACAACTCCGAATTTTTTTTGCGTGCGAACAATGAAATCAAGAGACGCAGTCAGAGAACAAGTATTGCTTTCAGGCAATGAAGCGATAGCCCGCGGGGCCTATGAGGCCGGGGTCAAGGTCGCCTCAGCATATCCCGGAACTCCTTCGACAGAGATACTCGAGCATATTGCAACGTATGAAGGTCTGTACGCTGAGTGGGCTCCGAATGAGAAGGTGGCTGTTGAAGTTGCTTTAGGGGCTTCCTTCGCGGGCGTGAGGGCAGTCGCTTCGATGAAGCACGTCGGCCTCAATATCGCTGCCGATCCTCTCTTCACCTCCGCCTATACCGGCGTGAGGGGCGGCCTCGTCATCATCACAGCGGACGACCCCGAGATGCATAGTTCCCAGAACGAGCAGGACAACAGGAATTACGCCTTTGCGGCAAAGATCCCGATGTTAGAGCCGTCCGATCCTGCCGAGGCAAGGGCATTCATGAAGATCGCCTTCGACCTCAGTGAGGAGTTTGATACCCCGGTACTTTTCAGGACGACGACGAGAGTATCTCATGTGAAGGGGCTCGTCTCGGTCGGGGATGTTGGGCCTTCCCGGGTGAAGGCTGGTATCGAGAAGATGCCCGAGAAATTCGTCATGCTCCCCGCGAATGCCCGGAAGAGGCGGCGGGAACTGGAGCGGAGAATGGAAAGACTGCGTGCCTTCGCAGAGACCTTTCCCGAGAACAGGATCGAATGGGGGGACAAGGGGCGAGGGTTTATCACATCGGGAGTCTCCTATCTCTATGTGAAAGAGGCCTTTCCTGAGGCGTCTGTGCTGAAATTGGGGATGGTCTATCCCTTCCCTGAAACCTTGATAAAGAATTTCGCTGAGGAGGTTGATGAGGTATTTGTCGTCGAGGAGCTCGATCCTTTCATCGAGCTTCATGTAAAGGCCCTTGGCGTAGCGTGCAGGGGGAAAGAACTCATTCCTCCTTTCGGAGAGCTGAATCCTTACATAGTAAGGAGTTCGATAACGGGAAAGAAGAGAGATGATCTCTTCGAGCCCGTCGAGATTCCGCAGAGACCACCGAACCTCTGCCCCGGCTGCCCCCACAGGGGAATCTTCCATGCTATTGCTAAGCTCGGTGCCTTTGTGTCTGGGGATATCGGCTGCTACACGCTCGCGGCACTGAAACCCCTCGCCGGCATGGATTCCTGTGTCTGCATGGGTGCGAGCATCGGAAACGCCTTCGGGATCGAGAAGGCGCTCGGAAAAGAGGCCCTCGGGAAGGTCATTGCGGTCATCGGCGATTCCACGTTCATCCATTCGGGGATAACGGGGCTCATCGATGTCGTGTATAACCGGGGATTTACTACGGTTGTCATCCTCGACAACAGGACAACGGCGATGACCGGCCACCAACCGAATCCGACTACGGGCATGACGGTCACCGGGGACTACAGCACCGTAATAGACCTGGAGGCACTCTGCAGGGCGATAGGGATCAGCCACGTATATACGGTAAACCCCAATGATCTGGAGGCGACGTATAAGATTCTCAAGAAGGAGATCGAACGTCCTGAGCCTTCTGTCGTCATCACAAAATATCCCTGCGTCCTTCTGCCGGAGATGAGGAAGAGAAAGGATAAACCTCTCTATATGATCCTTCCCGAAAATTGCACCGGCTGCAGGGCCTGTCTGAGGATCGGTTGCCCGGCTATTGAATGGGTGCCGGTAACCGAAGAGGAGGCCGAAAAACTCGGATTTAAGGAGAAACAGAAGGGCTACGCGCGGATCAACGCGGTCCTCTGTGACGGGTGCGCACAATGCGTCACACTGTGTAAGTTCGAGGCGATCGTCCTTGACGAGAGTGAGCGTGCAGAGCGGTAACGTCATCTTCTGCGGGGTCGGTGGGCAGGGAATACTCCTCGCCAGCGAGATAACTTCCTTCGCCCTCATGAAGGCCGGATTCGATGTGAAGAAGAGCGAAGTGCACGGAATGGCGCAGCGCGGCGGCTCCGTTGTGGCTCATCTGAGATACGGAGAGAAGGTATACTCGCCCCTGATCGAACCGGGAGCGGTCGATATCGAGGTTGCCTTTGAGATGCTCGAATCGGTGAGGTATCTTCCCTATCTGAACAAGCAGAGCAGGGTGATTGTTAATACTCAGAAGATATTACCCTCACCAGTAGCT
This window of the Thermodesulfovibrionales bacterium genome carries:
- a CDS encoding polymer-forming cytoskeletal protein, whose protein sequence is MFSRNTEKLESFVGSNSHFKGDIKTKGTLRIDGTLEGNVEADWVVLGERARLKGNVNARGVIAGGRIEGTITSREVLEIRPKGLVIGDISTAKLTVVEGGILQGRSTMQQEESKVIELQPKDRAREI
- a CDS encoding DUF177 domain-containing protein, with the protein product MKILLSDITEDGLDLAFEDAFESGPFKALSPVKASLHVDKFSSEVLIAGEVKASLELQCSRCLKLFPRDTDIEVNAVYHPLDDLKGEERHEVKDDELDMGFYSGDELDILELVKEQVILNIPIKPLCSESCRGICPICGTDLNTGTCSCRQTSADPRLAVLKKLLDDRKE
- the rpmF gene encoding 50S ribosomal protein L32, with product MANPTHRHTRTRRDKRRANWKGAMPNLSACPECKEMKESHRVCASCGSYNGRKVLETLEKE
- the plsX gene encoding phosphate acyltransferase PlsX produces the protein MRIALDAMGGDFAPAVTIEGAVETVGESEDIDITLVGDEPSILRELTGKRYPPSRLQIKHASQTVEMDEPTLIAVRKKKDSSIKRAVELVKNGEADAVVSAGHSGVAMAISLLMLGASKGVDRPAIATIMPTLKGPFVLIDAGANVDCTPENLSQFALMGDAYCKAMFDIPEPKIALLSIGEEDTKGNVVTKEAFKLIKDAGVNFIGNIEGKDIFSGDADVVVCDGFVGNIVLKTSEGLAEVIMKMLKREISDAATGRMGYLLMKPALRKFKKKTDYAEYGGAPLLGINGTSIISHGRSSAKAIRNAVRVAHEFSRKKVYEKIIDEINNLPSLKPLCDIVIGDGA
- a CDS encoding beta-ketoacyl-ACP synthase III, which gives rise to MIRSRITGTGSYVPERILTNHELEKMIDTSDTWITERTGIKERRVAEKEQAASDLAYCASKAALKSAGLKAKDIDLILVATVTGDMLLPATACILQGRLGAKKAAAFDVNAACSGFIYGLSVADAFIKSGNAKRVLVVGSEVLTKFTDWEDRTTCVLFGDGAGAAVLEATKEKRGIMSVKIYSDGSMWNLLHTPGGGSRNPASKETVRKNMHFIKMKGNETFRIAVRTLEALVVDTLKENKLKPSQLSLLIPHQANLRIIQATAERLHLPLERVLINLDRYGNTSAASIPLALDEAVRTGRIRKGEHVLLEAFGGGLTWASALIKW
- a CDS encoding alginate export family protein; this encodes MKKNVVCFCIILSVSLIFVASVFAEDLKFDYGGSFRLRQEIWDDVVTLGTSDKGAAADRNFLRWRTSIWGSVDYEQKFGAYLRFTNEMFWYGLGPFKPAENSTSQPGGASGFYAGELVFDNLYADGNSIFGLPVDLRIGRQDFLGPNVYGEGFLFMDGTPGDGSRTFYFNAFKARVRFAQSASLDLMYITDPKTDIYLPSLHEGTKVQLCGSNEQAFVGYGRIKIDTVQVEPYYVYKTEQPITPNQQLRLNTAGARVVASPAGGWNMGIEGAYQWGNYDSGSQFNDRRGYGGYVFVGRKYENVGLKPEWDLRYIYLSGDDPKTTTKNETWDPLFSRNPYWNELFIYTLIPETTRYGGPIPGYWTNLELVKASLKVNFSEATSFTGTLQYLWAPQKTAGLPSAMFTNNGHGRGYLPTALLSHRFTKNLDGFLQLEYFVPGDFYNSKDNATFFRWQLQYKI
- a CDS encoding amidohydrolase family protein: MVNVRDTGGIIDFHTHAFPDALADKAIRALEEEGGIKACLDGKVSSLLRSMDRNGIEKSVICSIATKPSQFESIISWSREVRSERIVPFPSLHPDDPMFAERIAQIRHEGFKGIKFHPYYQDFAIDEERLFPVYERIERENLIVLIHTGFDIAFEKIRKADPVKIVKVLEAFPALKMVTTHLGAWDDWEEVERHLVGKHIYMEISFSLEQLTREEARKIILRHPAGHVLFGTDSPWTDQGKAVSLLRELKLGEEREALILRENAMKLLNSV
- the iorA gene encoding indolepyruvate ferredoxin oxidoreductase subunit alpha → MKSRDAVREQVLLSGNEAIARGAYEAGVKVASAYPGTPSTEILEHIATYEGLYAEWAPNEKVAVEVALGASFAGVRAVASMKHVGLNIAADPLFTSAYTGVRGGLVIITADDPEMHSSQNEQDNRNYAFAAKIPMLEPSDPAEARAFMKIAFDLSEEFDTPVLFRTTTRVSHVKGLVSVGDVGPSRVKAGIEKMPEKFVMLPANARKRRRELERRMERLRAFAETFPENRIEWGDKGRGFITSGVSYLYVKEAFPEASVLKLGMVYPFPETLIKNFAEEVDEVFVVEELDPFIELHVKALGVACRGKELIPPFGELNPYIVRSSITGKKRDDLFEPVEIPQRPPNLCPGCPHRGIFHAIAKLGAFVSGDIGCYTLAALKPLAGMDSCVCMGASIGNAFGIEKALGKEALGKVIAVIGDSTFIHSGITGLIDVVYNRGFTTVVILDNRTTAMTGHQPNPTTGMTVTGDYSTVIDLEALCRAIGISHVYTVNPNDLEATYKILKKEIERPEPSVVITKYPCVLLPEMRKRKDKPLYMILPENCTGCRACLRIGCPAIEWVPVTEEEAEKLGFKEKQKGYARINAVLCDGCAQCVTLCKFEAIVLDESERAER
- a CDS encoding indolepyruvate oxidoreductase subunit beta; the encoded protein is MSVQSGNVIFCGVGGQGILLASEITSFALMKAGFDVKKSEVHGMAQRGGSVVAHLRYGEKVYSPLIEPGAVDIEVAFEMLESVRYLPYLNKQSRVIVNTQKILPSPVATGVERYPTDVMEELRRRGIAVFPVNAFEKAADLGEIRAVNMILVGALSVFLPIEETAFFDVISERVAEKFRNVNSQAFLKGREEIRMLQEVSR